The nucleotide sequence ACATCAAAGTATAAAGAATGAAATTTTTAACACACATAGCTGCTTGGGCAGTGGTTTGTATTTTACCTGCCCTTATTTTTATCTCCGAAAGCAATCACCGATTTGAGGAGGCTCTTTATCGTTCGCTCATATCATTGCCTTTTTTGATGTTTTTGTTCTACATCAGTTTCTATTGGCTTATTGATAAACTATGGTTTAAAAAACGATATATACTTTTTATATTGGTAGCAGTGGCTCTCATTTTATGTATTTCGTACAGCAAATATGAGCTTTTTTCATACTTCAACCTTCACAAAGGTAAGCACAAGATGCCTCCTTTCCACGCTTTTGTCTATTTTGATTTCCTATCGAACCTCTTACCAGTAGTCTTTGCAATGGCAATACGCTATGCACAACGCAACTTTTCTTTGGAAATCGGTCAGAAAGAAGCCCAAGCACACAAGCTACAAGCCGACCTTACCCAACTGAAATACCAACTCCAACCGCATTTCTTTTTCAATGCACTCAACAATATCTATTCGCTTATAGCCTTTGACCCTCAAAAAGCACAACAGAGCGTGCATAGCCTTAGCAAGCTGATGCGTCACTTTATGCAAAACAGTGACCAAAAGCAGATTAGTCTTGCAGAAGAAGTAGATTTCTTGCAACAATACATCAGCTTAATGCAGTTGCGCCTGACTGATAAAACTACTGTACGGGTAGATTTCCCGAAGCAACTACCCCCACTCACCATAGCACCTTTGCTGTTTATCAGCTTGGTGGAAAACGCTTTTAAGCACGGCGTATCGGCGACTGAGGTAACAGAATTGTCGTTTAGCTTGAGAGTGGAAGAGAATAAAGTAATATTTAGAAGTGAGAACACTATAATTCCTAAACAAGAAAGTTTGTATAACTCAGGTATTGGCATTGAAAACTTAAAGAAACGGCTAACGCTTCTTTATCCTAAAAAACATCAATACAACATCGAAGAAAAAAACGGAGAATACATTGCTCAATTGACAATTGAGAATTGAGAATTGACAAATGTGAGGTTTTTAGACCAAAGACAAGAAATTTTCTTAAAAAAGAAGTACTTTCGATGTGAGGAGAGTGTAGCTTACGCTACAGAAATCTTACAAATCAAACAAATAGGTAGCAAGCTACCTGAAAGTCTCGAACTGACCTATACTTCATAATTTTGCGCAGTTGCTCTACGGGACGTCTGACGGACTTTTAACAACCCTTAAACGGAACTACAGTGGTTTTATAGTGGCTCTACAGTGGCTCTACAGTGGGTCTACAATAAAGGTTAATCGAATTATAATCGAACATTGATTGAACTTATGGTGCTACTATCTCCTCACATCACTCGTTCTAGTGTTTAAACTTGTTGTACTTAAAATAAGTAACAACTTAAATTAAAGGCTCCAAATTTTCTTAAAAAAAAGAAATACACCTGGCGGTACAGAAATTGAAACAGATTTAATTGATTTTTACATAATTTATATAGCATAAGCTATATTTCCTTTTTTGGTGTGTTTGCTCTGTGGTTTTAGTAGACACTTTTTGGTAATACAGCATTATTTTCGTATCTTTGCCCCAAAATAATAATAGCTAACAATTGTGGAAACCAAAATATCAGTTATCGGAGGAGGAAGTTGGGCAACGGCTCTGATTAAGATTTTTACCGCCAATATCGACCAAGTGTGTTGGTATATGCGCAATGAACAGGCTATTGAGCACATCAAAGCGACCAAACACAATCCTAACTACCTTAGCGATGTACATTTAAACATCAGCAAGCTACACCTCACTAACGACATCAACGAGGCGGTAGCTTTTAGCGATTATGTCGTCTTTTCTATCCCTTCAGCTTTCTTGAGTGACGAATTAGAAAAACTCACCGAACCGCTATCTAATAAAAATATATTTTCTGCTATCAAAGGTATTGAACCTAAAAGCGGACTTATAGTAGGTGAATATTTCAACAAAATACATCACGTACCTTATGCACAGATAGGCGTTATAGCAGGTCCTTGCCACGCCGAAGAGGTAGCCCTCGAACGTCTGTCGTACCTCACTATTGCCTGTCTCGATGAGGAAAAAGCACATTTTATGGCTGAAGCTATGAAACGCCATTATGTGAAGACCAAAATATCCGACGATGTGGTAGGTATTGAATACGCTGCTATGCTGAAGAACATTTATGCCCTTGCTGCGGGTATTGCCCACGGATTGGGCTATGGCGATAACTTCCAAAGTGTGCTGATGAGCAACGCCATTCGCGAGATGCGACGCTACATCAAGCATATTTACAAAATCAAACGCAATATCAACAACTCCGCTTATTTAGGTGATTTACTCGTAACCGCCTACTCGCTTTTCAGTCGCAACCGTATGTTCGGCACGATGATAGGTAAAGGCTATACTGTAAAGAGTACAATGGCTGAAATGAATATGGTAGCCGAAGGCTATTACGCCACCAAAAGCGCTTACCTCATTAACAAAAATCAAGAAAAACCCAGTCGCACCCCTATACTCGATGCCGTCTACAAAGTGTTATACGAAGGCAAAAGAGCCAATGTAGCGTTTGCAGAACTCACAGGAGAACTGGATTAGAGAATTAGAAAATGAGGAAATTAGAGAATGAGAAAATGAGGAAATGAGAAAATTAGAGAATGAGAAAATGAGAGAATGAGAAAATTTGCTAATTAACTTTATGTTCACAGGAATTATAGAAGAAATAGGTAAAATCGTACAGATAGAACGCGAAGAGGCGAATCTGCATTTATACGTAAAAAGTTCGTTTACAAATGAACTAAAAATAGACCAAAGTGTTGCCCATAATGGGGTATGCCTTACGGTAGTGGCTATCGATGGCGATGTATACCGAGTAACCGCTATTGCCGAAACTCTTGCCAAAACCCACTTGGGCAGTTTGCAAGTGGGTGATGCGGTAAACTTAGAGCGCGGTATGCTTCTCAACACCCGCTTAGACGGACATATCGTGCAAGGTCACATCGACCAAACGGGTACTTGTAGTGCTATCCAAGAAGAAGCAGGTAGCACCCGTTTTACTTTTGAGTACGACCCCTCTACTGGTAATGTGGTAATTGAAAAAGGCTCTATTACTGTGAATGGTGTAAGCCTAACGGTAATAGATGCGACTTCCCATAGTTTTAGTGTAGCAGTAATTCCCTATACTTTAGCACATACCAATCTGCAATACTTACAAATAGGTAGTGTTGTAAATTTAGAATTCGATGTGATTGGTAAATATGTCGCCCGACTTATGCAACGGTAAGACGTTGTAAAATAAGAGAACGTACTTCTTCGCGTAAGGACTCTTTATCGTCAAGGGTTTTGCCTTGGGTAGGAATAGAGCGCAATATATCTACTCGCATTGTGCCCATACTGCCGGCAAAGAAGCGGAAGGGGAAGCGTTTTTTAGTATCGTAGAATACCATTGGCACTATGGGAATTTGGCATTCTATCGCAATGCGAAAAGCCCCGTCTTTAAAACTATCGAGGACTATACTCTCATCATCGGGGACACCTCCTTCGGGGAAAATACAAATGCTCAGCCCTGCCTTTATTCTCTCCATCGCTTGGGCATAAACCTCCTTCCTACTCTGCGGACTCTTTCTATCTACCATTATGGCAACACGTTTGTAGAAATAACCAAACAATAGCGTCTTGCTCAGTTCCTTCTTCCCTACAAATACAAACGGATTTTTACTACAGTAGAACATCAGCATTATGTCCATCATACTGTAATGATTGGCGACCAACATATAGCTATGGCGGTCGTTAGGCACGGTATATTCCCTGTGTATTTTCGGTAAAAAGCCCATACCATACAATATAGGCGTTGCCCATAAGTTTCGGGCTACCCAATAAAATGAGCGATACCATTCTGTCCGTGCTGTAAGAATAAACAACAAGGGCAACCACAGGAGAATAAGAATGAGTACAAGGAAGTAAAACCAGCTCTTCCACAAGAGCCAAAAGGTGTATTTCAGGAGTTTCATTTAATGCAATCTTATTATTATCCGGCAGGAGCAAATATATTACTGATTTCTAAATATATAAACCTCAACATCACCGCTTAACGCTCTCTTTTTGCAATGTAAAAGTATCGTTAAAACAGTAATAAAGTTTTGTTAAAATCGATTTTTTCTTTGGTAATTCAAAAATTTGCCGTACCTTTGTCAGCGCAATGAGGGTGGTAGCTCATTGTAAAACTTCAAATAATAGTTTTCATAATTTAAAGTTTTGGTTGGTTAATGGAAAAGTCCGATATTATTATCGGACTTTTTTTCTTATACAGACCACCATAGCTTCCAAGGAATCATTGAGAGCAAGCACACCAGTGCAATACCGTAAAACAAGGCTATTTTTCCATACATCTTGCGCACTTCTGTCTGTTTTTTAAGTTTTACCCAGCCCACAGTAATCAGCGTTACTGCTATGATATTCATTATAGGGTGCTCCACCAATAATTGGCGCAATAAGCTGTCTTTCATCACCACTTTAGCACCCTCTCTCCACATCTGCAAACGAGGGGTAGTTACATAGACTAATAAGCCCAATAATAATTGTATATGAGAGAATACCAAAGCAAACAAACTCAAGCGGAGGTCTTTTATTCCAAAGTATTTTCTTTTGCCAAAAAATCCCATAAGCGCATTGATAACTGCTATGATAAGCACTGCCAATACTAAATAAGCACATAGTGAATGTGTCTGTTTAATCAGTTGATACATAATATTCTTTATAAATTTGCGGGCAAAAATACAAATCTTTTTGAAATTCTTTTCTTTCTTCGAAGTATTTTTTGTACCTTTGCCTTTGGATGATTGATGAATGAGGAAATGAGAGAATGAGAAAATTAGGAAATGAGGTAAATGCCAATAATGCCAGAAATACCAGAAATGTCAATAATACTAACAAGGGGAATAGACGGCTCGGTCTTTTCAGATGGGTTGGACAGGTCAGAGGAGGGGTTGGAGAATTCGGAAGGAAACGAAAGGTTTCAGAAGAGATTTGAGAAGGAATTTGGAGAAAAAAGGCTGTAAGGAGGGTATGGTCAGCTTATAGAGAGCTTATAGGAAGCTTATACGAATCTTGGACGATTGGTATAGAAAGGGTATATAAGTAATTGACTTATAATATAATACAACGGTACTAAAAATGTTAAAAATGGGGTTTCGAGGCGAAAGAAAAGGAATCCTCACCCCGTTCACATACTCTCCTATTTGGAGACTTCTCCCAAGGAGAGGGGGAATGTAGTGACGGAGAAGGGGAATCCTCACCCCGATTACATACTCTCCTATTCGGAGACTACTCCCAGGGAGAGGGGGAATGTAGGGACGGAAAAGGGGGAATTAGGAACAGAAAAGGGGAAGATAAATTAGAGAATTAGCAAATTTAGAAATGAGAAAATGAGGTGGCGTGGGGTCTTAGGGCATAGGTACTAGGGGATAACCTCCCCCTTCTCACATACTCCGCTCTCGCGGACTTCCTCAATGAGGGGGAATGTGGTGACGGAAAATCAAAAGAAACCTCTTCTCTAATTCACTTAGTTGGCAATTGCTGATAACCCTCGAAAGGAGGAATTGGCGATAATCATTATAGATGAGTTATATAATTTACAGTGAAACAATACATTAATTCTCCTACTCTCAATTGACACTAATGATAATAACTAACGACAAAAAACTAACAACTATATGACAGAACAAGTATTTGCCTTACACGTGGCAACCCGCAACAATCTTTTAACTTATTTGGAGAATGTAAGTCCTGAACAGTTAGCGCAAATCCCCACAGGATTTCATAATAACATCTGGTGGAACATCGCTCACTGCGTGGCACAACAACAAATACTCTGCTACAAGCTATCAGGACTCAATTTTGTTGTACCTGAAACTTTTGTAGATACTTATAAAAAAGGTACTTATCCCGATGGACACATTCCTACCGCTGAGGAAATTCAAGAATTGCGCAGTCTGCTCATCAGTACCCAAAAACAACTGCAAGCCGACTACGAGCGTGGGGTATTCACTAATTTTACTCCTTACACTACTAGCTATGGCTATGCGCTTACCTGCATTGAAGATGCGATACATTTCAACAATACTCACGAGGGAATGCACCTTGGGGTGGTAATTGCTTTAAACTATTTTGCTAAATGATAGAAGATAAAACGCCTCACCGTACCTCATTAGCCGATTTGGGTGAATTTGGACTCATCGACCGCCTAACGAAGGGATTTGAAATTCACAATCCTTCCACTCTTAAAGGCGTAGGCGACGATGCGGCGGTAATGGATTTTAAAAATAAAAAAACTGTCGTCTCTACCGACCTGCTTATTGAAGGTGTACATTTCGACCTTAGCTATGTACCGCTGAAGCATTTAGGATACAAGTCGGTAGTAGTGAACGTATCGGATATCTATGCGATGAACGCTACGGCTACCCAGATAACCGTATCGATAGCGGTATCCAATCGCTTTCCGTTGGAAGCCTTAGAAGAACTCTATGCGGGTATTCGCCTAGCCTGCAAGCATTATAAGGTAGACTTAGTAGGAGGCGACACGACCTCATCTACACGCGGACTCATCATCTCGGTAACGGCGATAGGTGAAGCGGAAGCATCGGACTTAGTATATCGTAACGGAGCGCAACCTAACGACCTTGTGGTACTCACGGGCGATATAGGGGGTGCCTATATGGGTTTACAGATATTGGAACGCGAAAAGGCGGTCTTTCAGGTAAACCCAAACTCTCAACCCGATATAGAGATGTATTCTTACATTTTGGAACGCCAGCTCAAACCCGAAGCCCGCAAGGACATTCCGCCACTGCTCAAACAATTAGGTGTAAAACCTACTGCTATGATGGATGTAAGCGACGGATTGTCGTCAGAGATATTGCACATTTGCAAACAATCGGGGGTAGGTTGTAGGTTATATGAAGACAAAATACCGCTTGACCCACAAGTGATTAGCACTTGTGAGGAGTTCAATTTAGATAGCACTACCATAGCCCTAAGTGGCGGTGAAGACTACGAACTGCTGTTTACTATTGCCCAAGCAGATTACGATAAGATAAAAGGCAATCCTAATTTCACGGTCATAGGTTACATTACCGATAAAAGCGAAGGGGTAAACCTCGTCACCCGTGCAGGACAGTTTATACCGATTATAGCAAAAGGGTGGAACGCTTTAACAATTAACAATTGATAATTAACAATTAACAAGATATGAAAAGAAGAGCATTTTTTAAACGTGGGGCTTTAGCAGCTTTAGGAGGCTTAGTATTGCCTTCCTTTGATTTACAAGCGCAAACCCTTGGGGAAGCCCATAAAAACAAACGCACTAAAAACATCATCTTTATGGTGAGTGATGGTATGAGTTTCGGCACTTTGGTAATGGCTGACCTGTATCTAAAACGCAAATTCGGTCGCCCTTCCAGCTGGATAGGATTGTACGAAAGTAACCTCGCACAGCGCGCCGTAATGGATATGGCATCAGCAAGTTCAGTAGTCACCGACTCCTCAGCAGCGAGTTCGTCTTGGGGCGGTGGCGTACGTGTAAAGAACGGTAGCCTAAATATCAGTCCAGATGGCAAAGAGAATATGCCTATCTTGCAAAAGTTCAAAAAAGCAGGCAAGAAAGTGGGTTGTATCACTACCGTAATGGTAAACCACGCCACTCCGGCAGGCTTCTGTACGTGGAGTAAAAGTCGTAATGCTATGGACGAGATAGCCCTCAACTACACCGAATTAGGCTTCGATGTGATGTTGGGTGGCGGTAGCAAATACTTCGACCCTGCCCATCGCAAGGACAAGAAAGACCTCTTTGCTGTTCTCAAAAAGAAAGGTTATACGGTAGCTCGCACTCGCGGTGAAATGCTGAAAGCACCTACTAATAAACCTCTCTATGGGCTCTTTGCTGAAGATGCACTCCCCTACTCTATCGACCGTGCTCAAAGCAGTGAAGAACAAGCTAAATCGCCTACTCTTGCGGAGATGACCGCTAAGGCTATCGACCAACTTAAAAGTCACCCTAATGGCTTTGTAATACAAGTAGAAGGCGGCAAAGTAGACTGGGCGGCACACGGCAATGATATAGGGGCTTTGTTGTACGACCAAGTAGCTTTTGACGAGGCTATAAAAGTAGCCCTCGATTTTGCAAAAGCTGATGGCAACACTCTTGTAGTGCTTACTTCTGACCACGGCAATGCCAACCCTGGACTCATCTATGGCAAAGAGTGTAACAACAATTTTGACAGATTACAAAACTTCACCCATTCTAACGACTGGATATTGCAACAAATCAACTCTAACGACTCGGTAGCCAAAGTGCGTGAGCACGTTGCTCAATACTGCGGTGGAATGA is from Capnocytophaga ochracea DSM 7271 and encodes:
- a CDS encoding sensor histidine kinase, which produces MKFLTHIAAWAVVCILPALIFISESNHRFEEALYRSLISLPFLMFLFYISFYWLIDKLWFKKRYILFILVAVALILCISYSKYELFSYFNLHKGKHKMPPFHAFVYFDFLSNLLPVVFAMAIRYAQRNFSLEIGQKEAQAHKLQADLTQLKYQLQPHFFFNALNNIYSLIAFDPQKAQQSVHSLSKLMRHFMQNSDQKQISLAEEVDFLQQYISLMQLRLTDKTTVRVDFPKQLPPLTIAPLLFISLVENAFKHGVSATEVTELSFSLRVEENKVIFRSENTIIPKQESLYNSGIGIENLKKRLTLLYPKKHQYNIEEKNGEYIAQLTIEN
- a CDS encoding NAD(P)H-dependent glycerol-3-phosphate dehydrogenase → METKISVIGGGSWATALIKIFTANIDQVCWYMRNEQAIEHIKATKHNPNYLSDVHLNISKLHLTNDINEAVAFSDYVVFSIPSAFLSDELEKLTEPLSNKNIFSAIKGIEPKSGLIVGEYFNKIHHVPYAQIGVIAGPCHAEEVALERLSYLTIACLDEEKAHFMAEAMKRHYVKTKISDDVVGIEYAAMLKNIYALAAGIAHGLGYGDNFQSVLMSNAIREMRRYIKHIYKIKRNINNSAYLGDLLVTAYSLFSRNRMFGTMIGKGYTVKSTMAEMNMVAEGYYATKSAYLINKNQEKPSRTPILDAVYKVLYEGKRANVAFAELTGELD
- a CDS encoding riboflavin synthase; protein product: MFTGIIEEIGKIVQIEREEANLHLYVKSSFTNELKIDQSVAHNGVCLTVVAIDGDVYRVTAIAETLAKTHLGSLQVGDAVNLERGMLLNTRLDGHIVQGHIDQTGTCSAIQEEAGSTRFTFEYDPSTGNVVIEKGSITVNGVSLTVIDATSHSFSVAVIPYTLAHTNLQYLQIGSVVNLEFDVIGKYVARLMQR
- a CDS encoding lysophospholipid acyltransferase family protein, which produces MKLLKYTFWLLWKSWFYFLVLILILLWLPLLFILTARTEWYRSFYWVARNLWATPILYGMGFLPKIHREYTVPNDRHSYMLVANHYSMMDIMLMFYCSKNPFVFVGKKELSKTLLFGYFYKRVAIMVDRKSPQSRKEVYAQAMERIKAGLSICIFPEGGVPDDESIVLDSFKDGAFRIAIECQIPIVPMVFYDTKKRFPFRFFAGSMGTMRVDILRSIPTQGKTLDDKESLREEVRSLILQRLTVA
- a CDS encoding DinB family protein, producing MTEQVFALHVATRNNLLTYLENVSPEQLAQIPTGFHNNIWWNIAHCVAQQQILCYKLSGLNFVVPETFVDTYKKGTYPDGHIPTAEEIQELRSLLISTQKQLQADYERGVFTNFTPYTTSYGYALTCIEDAIHFNNTHEGMHLGVVIALNYFAK
- the thiL gene encoding thiamine-phosphate kinase → MIEDKTPHRTSLADLGEFGLIDRLTKGFEIHNPSTLKGVGDDAAVMDFKNKKTVVSTDLLIEGVHFDLSYVPLKHLGYKSVVVNVSDIYAMNATATQITVSIAVSNRFPLEALEELYAGIRLACKHYKVDLVGGDTTSSTRGLIISVTAIGEAEASDLVYRNGAQPNDLVVLTGDIGGAYMGLQILEREKAVFQVNPNSQPDIEMYSYILERQLKPEARKDIPPLLKQLGVKPTAMMDVSDGLSSEILHICKQSGVGCRLYEDKIPLDPQVISTCEEFNLDSTTIALSGGEDYELLFTIAQADYDKIKGNPNFTVIGYITDKSEGVNLVTRAGQFIPIIAKGWNALTINN
- a CDS encoding alkaline phosphatase, with product MKRRAFFKRGALAALGGLVLPSFDLQAQTLGEAHKNKRTKNIIFMVSDGMSFGTLVMADLYLKRKFGRPSSWIGLYESNLAQRAVMDMASASSVVTDSSAASSSWGGGVRVKNGSLNISPDGKENMPILQKFKKAGKKVGCITTVMVNHATPAGFCTWSKSRNAMDEIALNYTELGFDVMLGGGSKYFDPAHRKDKKDLFAVLKKKGYTVARTRGEMLKAPTNKPLYGLFAEDALPYSIDRAQSSEEQAKSPTLAEMTAKAIDQLKSHPNGFVIQVEGGKVDWAAHGNDIGALLYDQVAFDEAIKVALDFAKADGNTLVVLTSDHGNANPGLIYGKECNNNFDRLQNFTHSNDWILQQINSNDSVAKVREHVAQYCGGMNISEEQAKELLSYYAKTERKEDGLYNYKHLPYRLFAEIQKAHTSVGWISMDHSSDYTELAMYGPGSERLKPFMRNTDMHNFLLEAAEVRV